A genome region from Sceloporus undulatus isolate JIND9_A2432 ecotype Alabama chromosome 1, SceUnd_v1.1, whole genome shotgun sequence includes the following:
- the FIGN gene encoding fidgetin isoform X1 encodes MISSTSVYATLEEIYLLQSGLWGSERGLKMQWTPEHAQWPEQHFDITSTTRSPAHKVEAYRGHLQRTYQYAWANDDISALTASNLLKKYAEKYSGILEGPAERPILSNYSEPPSGLVNGRKSESEPWQPSLNSDSVYPMNCVPDVITASKAGVSTALPPADVSASIGSSPGVASNLTEPSYSSSTCGSHTVPSLHSGLPSQEYATGYNGSYLHTSYSGQPAPALPSPHPSPLHSSGLLQPPPPPPPPPALVPGYNGTSNLSSYSYPSASYPPQSAVGPGYSPGGAPPPSAYLPSGIPAPTPLPPTTVPGYTYQSHGLTPIPPSALTNSSASSLKRKAFYMAGQGEMDSTYGNYSYGQQRSTQSPMYRMPDNSISNANRGNGFDRSAEPSSLAFKPTKQIMASEQQRKFSQSSRALTPPSYSTTKNSLGSRANEPFGKYSSPVMNEHSDEHRQLLPHPMQGPGLRAATSSNHSVDEQLKNTDAHLIDLVTNEIINQGPPVDWNDIAGLDLVKAVIKEEVLWPVLRSDAFNGLTALPRSILLFGPRGTGKTLMGRCIASQLGATFFKITGSGLVTKWLGEGEKIVHASFLVARCRQPSVIFVSDIDVLLSSQVNEEHSPVCRMRTEFLMQLDTVLTSAEDQIVVICATSKPEEIDESLRRYFMKRLLIPLPDSTARHQIIVQLLSQHNYCLNDKEVSLLVQRTEGFSGLDVAHLCQEAVVGPLHAMPATDLSAIMPSQLRPVTYQDFENSFCKIQPSISQKELDTYVEWNKMFGCSQ; translated from the coding sequence GCTTGAAGATGCAGTGGACGCCAGAGCATGCCCAGTGGCCAGAGCAGCACTTTGATATCACCTCCACAACCCGATCGCCTGCCCACAAGGTAGAAGCTTACCGCGGACACCTGCAGCGCACCTATCAGTATGCTTGGGCTAATGATGACATCTCTGCTCTAACTGCTTCAAATCTGCTTaaaaaatatgcagaaaaatatTCTGGTATCTTGGAAGGGCCAGCTGAACGGCCTATTCTGAGTAACTATTCAGAGCCTCCATCAGGGCTGGTGAATGGTCGCAAGAGTGAGAGTGAACCTTGGCAGCCTTCTTTGAACTCTGATAGTGTTTATCCTATGAACTGTGTCCCAGATGTTATTACTGCCAGCAAAGCTGGAGTAAGTACTGCCCTTCCTCCAGCGGATGTTTCTGCCAGTATAGGGAGTTCACCTGGGGTGGCCAGTAACCTGACAGAACCTAGCTATTCTAGTAGTACATGTGGAAGTCACACTGTACCTAGTTTGCATTCAGGGCTCCCATCTCAGGAATATGCCACTGGATACAATGGATCTTACTTGCATACAAGTTACAGTGGCCAGCCAGCACCTGCACTTCCTTCACCTCATCCATCCCCTTTGCATAGCTCTGGGCTTTTACAACCACCCCCGCCTCCACCTCCCCCACCAGCCCTAGTACCAGGCTACAATGGGACATCTAACCTTTCCAGTTATAGCTATCCCTCTGCAAGTTATCCTCCTCAAAGTGCTGTTGGGCCTGGGTACAGCCCTGGTGGCGCACCTCCTCCTTCAGCATATCTGCCTTCAGGAATCCCTGCTCCAACTCCTCTCCCCCCTACCACAGTACCTGGTTACACCTACCAGAGTCACGGTTTAACACCCATTCCACCTTCTGCCCTGACAAACAGTTCAGCAAGTTCACTCAAAAGGAAAGCTTTCTATATGGCAGGTCAAGGAGAAATGGACTCCACTTATGGAAATTACAGCTATGGCCAACAGAGATCTACACAAAGTCCCATGTACAGGATGCCTGACAACAGCATTTCAAATGCAAACAGAGGAAATGGTTTTGACAGAAGTGCTGAACCATCATCCTTAGCATTTAAGCCAACAAAACAGATAATGGCATCTGAACAGCAAAGGAAATTCAGCCAGTCCAGTAGGGCTCTGACACCTCCTTCCTACAGTACTACTAAAAATTCACTTGGGTCAAGAGCAAATGAACCATTTGGGAAATACAGCTCCCCCGTAATGAATGAACATAGTGATGAGCACAGGCAGCTCCTTCCTCACCCAATGCAAGGCCCGGGACTTCGTGCAGCTACCTCATCTAACCACTCTGTGGATGAACAACTGAAGAATACTGACGCACACCTCATTGACCTTGTAACCAATGAGATTATCAACCAGGGACCTCCTGTGGACTGGAATGACATTGCTGGCCTAGATTTGGTAAAGGCTGTCATTAAAGAGGAGGTTTTATGGCCAGTATTGAGGTCAGATGCATTCAATGGGCTGACTGCTCTACCTCGGAGCATCCTTTTGTTTGGACCTCGAGGAACAGGCAAAACATTAATGGGCAGATGTATAGCTAGCCAGCTGGGAGCCACTTTTTTCAAAATCACTGGCTCTGGTCTTGTCACAAAATGGTTaggggaaggagaaaaaataGTTCATGCTTCCTTCCTTGTGGCAAGGTGTCGCCAGCCCTCAGTGATTTTTGTTAGTGACATTGATGTGCTACTTTCATCCCAAGTGAACGAAGAACATAGTCCAGTATGTCGGATGAGAACCGAGTTCCTTATGCAGCTGGACACTGTGCTAACTTCTGCTGAGGACCAAATAGTAGTAATTTGTGCCACCAGTAAACCGGAAGAAATAGATGAATCTCTTCGAAGGTACTTCATGAAACGACTTTTAATCCCACTTCCTGACAGCACAGCAAGGCACCAGATAATAGTACAACTGCTCTCACAGCACAATTACTGTCTCAATGACAAGGAGGTTTCACTGCTTGTCCAGCGTACGGAAGGTTTTTCTGGACTAGATGTTGCTCATTTGTGTCAGGAAGCAGTAGTTGGCCCTCTCCAtgccatgccagccacagacctTTCAGCCATTATGCCCAGCCAGTTGAGGCCCGTTACATATCAAGACTTTGAAAATTCTTTCTGCAAGATACAGCCTAGCATATCTCAAAAGGAGCTTGATACATATGTTGAATGGAACAAAATGTTTGGTTGCAGTCAGtga
- the FIGN gene encoding fidgetin isoform X2 — MISSTSVYGLKMQWTPEHAQWPEQHFDITSTTRSPAHKVEAYRGHLQRTYQYAWANDDISALTASNLLKKYAEKYSGILEGPAERPILSNYSEPPSGLVNGRKSESEPWQPSLNSDSVYPMNCVPDVITASKAGVSTALPPADVSASIGSSPGVASNLTEPSYSSSTCGSHTVPSLHSGLPSQEYATGYNGSYLHTSYSGQPAPALPSPHPSPLHSSGLLQPPPPPPPPPALVPGYNGTSNLSSYSYPSASYPPQSAVGPGYSPGGAPPPSAYLPSGIPAPTPLPPTTVPGYTYQSHGLTPIPPSALTNSSASSLKRKAFYMAGQGEMDSTYGNYSYGQQRSTQSPMYRMPDNSISNANRGNGFDRSAEPSSLAFKPTKQIMASEQQRKFSQSSRALTPPSYSTTKNSLGSRANEPFGKYSSPVMNEHSDEHRQLLPHPMQGPGLRAATSSNHSVDEQLKNTDAHLIDLVTNEIINQGPPVDWNDIAGLDLVKAVIKEEVLWPVLRSDAFNGLTALPRSILLFGPRGTGKTLMGRCIASQLGATFFKITGSGLVTKWLGEGEKIVHASFLVARCRQPSVIFVSDIDVLLSSQVNEEHSPVCRMRTEFLMQLDTVLTSAEDQIVVICATSKPEEIDESLRRYFMKRLLIPLPDSTARHQIIVQLLSQHNYCLNDKEVSLLVQRTEGFSGLDVAHLCQEAVVGPLHAMPATDLSAIMPSQLRPVTYQDFENSFCKIQPSISQKELDTYVEWNKMFGCSQ; from the coding sequence GCTTGAAGATGCAGTGGACGCCAGAGCATGCCCAGTGGCCAGAGCAGCACTTTGATATCACCTCCACAACCCGATCGCCTGCCCACAAGGTAGAAGCTTACCGCGGACACCTGCAGCGCACCTATCAGTATGCTTGGGCTAATGATGACATCTCTGCTCTAACTGCTTCAAATCTGCTTaaaaaatatgcagaaaaatatTCTGGTATCTTGGAAGGGCCAGCTGAACGGCCTATTCTGAGTAACTATTCAGAGCCTCCATCAGGGCTGGTGAATGGTCGCAAGAGTGAGAGTGAACCTTGGCAGCCTTCTTTGAACTCTGATAGTGTTTATCCTATGAACTGTGTCCCAGATGTTATTACTGCCAGCAAAGCTGGAGTAAGTACTGCCCTTCCTCCAGCGGATGTTTCTGCCAGTATAGGGAGTTCACCTGGGGTGGCCAGTAACCTGACAGAACCTAGCTATTCTAGTAGTACATGTGGAAGTCACACTGTACCTAGTTTGCATTCAGGGCTCCCATCTCAGGAATATGCCACTGGATACAATGGATCTTACTTGCATACAAGTTACAGTGGCCAGCCAGCACCTGCACTTCCTTCACCTCATCCATCCCCTTTGCATAGCTCTGGGCTTTTACAACCACCCCCGCCTCCACCTCCCCCACCAGCCCTAGTACCAGGCTACAATGGGACATCTAACCTTTCCAGTTATAGCTATCCCTCTGCAAGTTATCCTCCTCAAAGTGCTGTTGGGCCTGGGTACAGCCCTGGTGGCGCACCTCCTCCTTCAGCATATCTGCCTTCAGGAATCCCTGCTCCAACTCCTCTCCCCCCTACCACAGTACCTGGTTACACCTACCAGAGTCACGGTTTAACACCCATTCCACCTTCTGCCCTGACAAACAGTTCAGCAAGTTCACTCAAAAGGAAAGCTTTCTATATGGCAGGTCAAGGAGAAATGGACTCCACTTATGGAAATTACAGCTATGGCCAACAGAGATCTACACAAAGTCCCATGTACAGGATGCCTGACAACAGCATTTCAAATGCAAACAGAGGAAATGGTTTTGACAGAAGTGCTGAACCATCATCCTTAGCATTTAAGCCAACAAAACAGATAATGGCATCTGAACAGCAAAGGAAATTCAGCCAGTCCAGTAGGGCTCTGACACCTCCTTCCTACAGTACTACTAAAAATTCACTTGGGTCAAGAGCAAATGAACCATTTGGGAAATACAGCTCCCCCGTAATGAATGAACATAGTGATGAGCACAGGCAGCTCCTTCCTCACCCAATGCAAGGCCCGGGACTTCGTGCAGCTACCTCATCTAACCACTCTGTGGATGAACAACTGAAGAATACTGACGCACACCTCATTGACCTTGTAACCAATGAGATTATCAACCAGGGACCTCCTGTGGACTGGAATGACATTGCTGGCCTAGATTTGGTAAAGGCTGTCATTAAAGAGGAGGTTTTATGGCCAGTATTGAGGTCAGATGCATTCAATGGGCTGACTGCTCTACCTCGGAGCATCCTTTTGTTTGGACCTCGAGGAACAGGCAAAACATTAATGGGCAGATGTATAGCTAGCCAGCTGGGAGCCACTTTTTTCAAAATCACTGGCTCTGGTCTTGTCACAAAATGGTTaggggaaggagaaaaaataGTTCATGCTTCCTTCCTTGTGGCAAGGTGTCGCCAGCCCTCAGTGATTTTTGTTAGTGACATTGATGTGCTACTTTCATCCCAAGTGAACGAAGAACATAGTCCAGTATGTCGGATGAGAACCGAGTTCCTTATGCAGCTGGACACTGTGCTAACTTCTGCTGAGGACCAAATAGTAGTAATTTGTGCCACCAGTAAACCGGAAGAAATAGATGAATCTCTTCGAAGGTACTTCATGAAACGACTTTTAATCCCACTTCCTGACAGCACAGCAAGGCACCAGATAATAGTACAACTGCTCTCACAGCACAATTACTGTCTCAATGACAAGGAGGTTTCACTGCTTGTCCAGCGTACGGAAGGTTTTTCTGGACTAGATGTTGCTCATTTGTGTCAGGAAGCAGTAGTTGGCCCTCTCCAtgccatgccagccacagacctTTCAGCCATTATGCCCAGCCAGTTGAGGCCCGTTACATATCAAGACTTTGAAAATTCTTTCTGCAAGATACAGCCTAGCATATCTCAAAAGGAGCTTGATACATATGTTGAATGGAACAAAATGTTTGGTTGCAGTCAGtga